In one window of Arthrobacter pascens DNA:
- a CDS encoding DUF4011 domain-containing protein, producing the protein MPVWSRVSRASAEKKAVVSFGQGHPEGSEEFRKWLSGLKPVTGADTMLRFTKTPEGSIDLTHAHPSGLAQLMAGRRTRLSTLIRDQQQYVVAARACRNIRSKIFELGNDRGIDAGYLSAGTVVWTSAVGGKPQRISAPVMLTAISLTVRPGEDDYELQLTEQAHINPALVRHLKNIHGIVFDVNAVTRLAYSTARFDPQPVLDRLGMLIRPIHGAEAEHNLLVSTFADLSGNLDDPWINEGNPLVSALAKASNGDVVDIEEPDPSRFPSVDKRHPDDELLLLDADADQQYVIDAARAGDSLVVSSPPGTGQTQTAINAIGALVDAGKSVLVVGDRRASLNEVAGQLEALGLESILFQLSGNATPQQLKAQLVRAIVRNEKSLEPQLGNLHKTLTEHRHALMDHVASLHNVRQRWGCSPYQAMQSLAELTSIQPAPATTVRLKRSVLDSIRDRDELAGRLRRAAELGSFSRASTTSPWHGARLLTRKETEEAQQLARSVATNLPVLRDRMNDVAEHAEIRLGSSFAEWGAQLELLMAVRESLDKFTPDIFDRPVHDLISATASSAWRRERNIDMASMQRSRLRRVAKEYVRPGVHIADLHSSLVLVQEQRALWSGYATTQRHPAVPSGLAEMNVMYRSLDRELAQLGAALQHTAKGGSLATAPYRELMDRLGRLVGDTHTLKTLPERTLLVENMREHGLGELLADLAEREVPAESVAAELELAWWQSALEAMISGDDYLAMSDGEALRQLEAEYRLADNAHIASGAARLRWDLSGRWRAAIGQHPRQADLLRSLLKDGRVSLAALTAQAPELVPMLVPVWSVSPYLMTGLLPAQQRFDAVVVLDAEATSLQAVLPSIARANQVIAFGDARIASPRTFTVGVERLAPGEPGHQRVKSAFSALSEVLPVWRLNFVYRAVDEDLVLQLSKSFYDGGLRRLPEGQSATGLDRALLVEYLPDGTGLPSADHEGVESVAAEVNRVVQLVFEHARMRPRTSLAVVTASLRHAARIGESIRLQLPNYPGLSGFFSAGPESFRVVDLERAQGLVRDHVIFSPGFGRTPHGRALHNFGPLSAEGGREKFALAMSRARRSLHILTCFRPEDLDHTRLAHGAVDFYELLDREISGNTNLGTPASRAAASEQALGADPLVADLGDRLRARGARVWHQYDGVIDVVAAADPLTTMGQDDAEIPRPVAIESDGTEQYRNMSVRERSRLRPQLLERLGWRYMPLWTIEVFTDPSACADRIAGYLGLEKVVLPGRAGASASFFEDDVDSLTLDSDGVGERTPQRGPGQGNGPESGPGNGRARQYSIEDRADSLGSVENPNSEENLDSEEEAVVTPGNTNKEPARGEEPGDAPGGARAAAPGILPNKASEDDPRRWGDGPDDDHDAWLKEQKPPHWG; encoded by the coding sequence ATGCCGGTATGGTCCAGGGTGTCACGCGCAAGCGCAGAAAAGAAGGCAGTAGTGTCATTTGGTCAAGGCCACCCGGAGGGCTCCGAGGAGTTCAGGAAATGGCTGTCCGGGCTTAAGCCCGTCACCGGGGCGGACACCATGCTGCGTTTCACCAAGACCCCTGAAGGTTCCATCGACCTGACCCATGCCCATCCGTCCGGCCTCGCACAGCTGATGGCCGGCCGCCGCACCCGGCTCTCAACTTTGATCCGTGACCAGCAGCAGTACGTGGTTGCCGCCCGGGCATGCCGGAACATCCGCTCCAAAATCTTCGAGCTCGGAAATGACCGCGGCATCGACGCGGGGTACCTCTCGGCGGGCACGGTGGTGTGGACGTCCGCCGTCGGCGGCAAGCCCCAGCGGATTTCCGCGCCGGTGATGCTCACCGCGATTTCGCTCACGGTCCGCCCGGGCGAGGACGACTACGAACTGCAGCTCACCGAGCAGGCGCACATCAATCCGGCACTGGTCCGGCACCTGAAAAACATCCACGGCATCGTGTTTGACGTGAATGCGGTCACCCGGCTGGCGTACAGCACGGCCAGGTTCGACCCCCAGCCAGTCCTGGACAGGCTCGGCATGCTGATCCGGCCCATCCACGGGGCGGAAGCTGAGCATAACCTGCTGGTCTCAACCTTTGCTGATCTCTCCGGTAACCTCGATGACCCTTGGATCAACGAGGGGAATCCGCTGGTCTCCGCCCTGGCCAAAGCGTCCAACGGTGATGTTGTTGACATCGAGGAGCCGGACCCCTCCCGCTTCCCGAGCGTTGACAAACGGCACCCCGACGACGAACTGCTCCTGCTCGACGCGGACGCCGACCAGCAGTATGTCATCGATGCCGCCCGCGCGGGGGATTCCCTGGTGGTCAGCAGCCCGCCCGGGACCGGCCAGACGCAGACGGCCATCAACGCCATCGGAGCCTTGGTGGATGCGGGTAAATCGGTGCTGGTGGTGGGCGACCGCCGGGCCAGCCTGAACGAGGTCGCGGGCCAGCTTGAAGCCCTCGGCCTTGAATCCATCCTGTTCCAGCTGTCCGGAAACGCCACCCCGCAGCAGCTGAAGGCGCAGCTGGTACGGGCGATTGTCCGGAACGAAAAATCACTCGAGCCCCAGCTGGGGAACCTCCACAAGACGCTGACGGAACACCGGCACGCGCTGATGGACCATGTCGCTTCCCTCCACAACGTCCGCCAGCGCTGGGGATGCTCGCCCTACCAGGCCATGCAGTCGCTCGCCGAGCTCACCTCCATCCAGCCCGCTCCGGCCACGACCGTCCGGCTCAAACGGAGTGTGCTGGACAGCATCCGGGACCGCGATGAGCTTGCCGGCAGGCTGCGCCGCGCCGCTGAGCTCGGCAGCTTCAGCCGTGCCTCCACCACGAGCCCCTGGCACGGGGCCAGGCTGCTGACCCGCAAGGAGACAGAGGAGGCCCAGCAGCTGGCCCGCTCCGTCGCGACGAATTTGCCAGTGCTGAGGGACCGGATGAACGACGTCGCGGAGCACGCTGAGATCCGTCTGGGTTCATCGTTTGCGGAGTGGGGCGCGCAGCTTGAGCTGCTGATGGCCGTCCGGGAAAGCCTCGACAAGTTCACCCCGGATATCTTTGACCGCCCCGTCCACGATCTGATTTCCGCAACGGCATCCTCGGCCTGGCGCCGGGAACGCAACATCGACATGGCCTCCATGCAAAGGTCCCGCCTGCGCCGTGTGGCCAAGGAATACGTCCGCCCCGGAGTCCACATCGCGGACCTCCACAGCTCGCTCGTGCTCGTGCAGGAGCAGCGCGCCTTGTGGTCGGGCTACGCAACGACACAGCGCCATCCCGCCGTCCCCTCCGGGCTCGCGGAGATGAACGTCATGTACCGCTCCCTTGACCGGGAACTGGCCCAGCTGGGGGCTGCCTTGCAGCACACCGCAAAGGGCGGCTCGCTGGCCACCGCTCCTTACCGGGAACTGATGGACCGGCTTGGACGGCTGGTGGGGGATACTCACACGCTCAAGACGTTGCCGGAACGCACATTGCTGGTGGAGAACATGCGCGAGCACGGGCTGGGGGAGCTGCTGGCCGACCTTGCCGAGCGTGAGGTGCCGGCAGAATCGGTGGCTGCCGAGCTTGAACTGGCATGGTGGCAGTCGGCTCTCGAAGCGATGATCAGCGGCGACGATTATCTTGCGATGTCCGACGGTGAGGCCCTTCGGCAGCTGGAGGCCGAATACCGGCTGGCGGACAACGCCCACATCGCCAGCGGGGCCGCCCGCCTGCGGTGGGACCTGTCGGGAAGGTGGCGGGCAGCCATCGGCCAGCACCCGCGCCAGGCCGACCTCCTGCGCAGTTTGCTCAAGGACGGCAGGGTTTCGCTTGCCGCACTGACAGCGCAGGCGCCGGAGCTGGTGCCCATGCTCGTCCCGGTGTGGTCCGTGAGCCCCTATCTCATGACGGGACTCCTCCCGGCGCAGCAGCGCTTTGACGCCGTCGTTGTCCTGGACGCTGAAGCAACCTCACTCCAGGCCGTGCTGCCGTCCATTGCGCGCGCCAACCAGGTCATAGCCTTTGGCGACGCAAGGATCGCCAGCCCGCGGACCTTCACCGTCGGCGTAGAGCGGCTGGCGCCCGGGGAACCGGGACACCAGCGCGTGAAGAGCGCCTTCTCGGCGCTTTCGGAGGTGCTGCCCGTCTGGCGGCTGAATTTCGTCTACCGGGCGGTGGACGAGGACCTGGTCCTTCAGCTCAGCAAGAGTTTTTACGACGGCGGCCTCCGTCGCCTGCCGGAAGGCCAGTCAGCAACCGGGCTCGACAGGGCGCTGCTGGTTGAGTACCTGCCGGACGGGACCGGGCTGCCGAGTGCCGACCATGAAGGTGTGGAATCGGTGGCGGCCGAGGTCAACCGGGTGGTGCAGCTGGTGTTCGAGCACGCCAGGATGCGTCCCCGGACCTCGCTGGCGGTGGTGACGGCAAGCCTGCGGCATGCGGCCAGGATCGGTGAGTCCATCCGGCTGCAGCTGCCCAATTATCCGGGCCTTTCCGGATTCTTCAGCGCCGGACCCGAGTCGTTCCGCGTAGTCGACCTGGAACGCGCCCAGGGACTGGTCCGCGACCATGTGATATTTTCACCCGGCTTCGGCCGCACCCCGCACGGAAGGGCCCTGCATAACTTCGGCCCGCTCTCCGCCGAGGGCGGCCGGGAGAAATTCGCGCTGGCAATGTCCCGCGCCAGGAGGTCCCTGCACATTCTGACCTGCTTCCGGCCTGAAGACCTGGACCACACCCGCCTGGCACACGGCGCCGTTGACTTCTACGAGCTGCTGGACCGCGAGATTTCAGGCAACACCAACCTTGGCACACCGGCGTCCCGGGCCGCGGCCAGCGAGCAGGCTCTGGGAGCGGATCCGCTGGTGGCCGATCTGGGCGACAGGCTGCGGGCCCGCGGCGCCCGTGTGTGGCACCAGTACGACGGCGTCATTGACGTTGTGGCTGCCGCCGACCCGTTGACCACCATGGGCCAGGACGACGCTGAAATTCCCAGGCCGGTGGCGATAGAATCAGACGGTACTGAGCAGTACCGCAACATGAGCGTGCGGGAGCGGAGCCGCCTCCGGCCGCAGCTTCTGGAGCGCCTGGGCTGGCGGTACATGCCGTTGTGGACCATTGAAGTCTTTACCGACCCATCTGCCTGCGCGGACAGGATTGCCGGTTACCTGGGCCTTGAAAAGGTGGTGCTGCCCGGACGGGCCGGGGCCTCAGCCAGCTTCTTCGAGGATGATGTGGACTCCCTGACCCTCGACAGCGACGGCGTGGGGGAGCGGACACCCCAACGCGGGCCCGGGCAGGGCAACGGGCCGGAGAGCGGACCGGGCAACGGTCGGGCCCGGCAATACAGCATCGAAGACCGGGCGGACAGCCTGGGCAGTGTAGAAAACCCGAACAGTGAAGAAAACCTGGACAGTGAAGAGGAGGCGGTCGTGACACCGGGCAACACCAACAAGGAACCGGCTCGCGGCGAAGAGCCGGGTGACGCACCGGGCGGGGCCCGAGCGGCTGCGCCGGGCATTCTTCCCAACAAGGCATCCGAGGATGACCCGCGACGCTGGGGCGACGGCCCTGACGACGATCACGATGCCTGGCTGAAGGAACAGAAACCGCCTCACTGGGGCTAG
- the cpaB gene encoding Flp pilus assembly protein CpaB: MPAALFRTSLKNATSRRSGRRPLAPPAAGRRRRQRLAGWLGRNRRLAAALLLCLAAGITVHQLTPPPAYTMTVFAAARDLPAGSSLAVQDLQETHIPPDLMADGAVRNGSEAAGKQLAAPLRKGQLVTDAQLLGPGLLAGTPPGSAAVPLRMADPSSIQLVSPGQLVNVVLTRANTHDQQSPSEILASAVPVLWTSGQGGKTGQWLGTGETDGLIVVAASPGQAARLAGASTQGKLFFVLVGPQTAEAAGRSGG; the protein is encoded by the coding sequence ATGCCCGCAGCCCTCTTTCGTACCAGCCTGAAAAACGCCACATCCCGGCGATCGGGGCGCCGCCCCCTAGCGCCGCCTGCAGCCGGCCGGAGGCGGCGCCAACGGCTGGCGGGGTGGCTGGGCCGGAACCGCCGCCTCGCTGCTGCATTGCTGCTCTGCTTGGCCGCTGGTATCACGGTCCACCAGCTCACCCCGCCGCCTGCCTATACCATGACCGTATTTGCCGCAGCCCGGGACCTTCCGGCCGGCAGTTCCCTGGCCGTCCAGGATCTGCAGGAGACACATATCCCGCCGGACCTCATGGCTGACGGAGCCGTACGCAACGGCAGCGAGGCCGCAGGAAAACAACTGGCTGCGCCGCTGCGCAAGGGCCAACTGGTGACGGACGCGCAGTTGCTGGGACCCGGACTGTTGGCCGGCACTCCCCCGGGATCAGCGGCCGTGCCACTGAGGATGGCCGATCCGTCGTCCATCCAGCTGGTATCGCCCGGACAGCTTGTCAACGTGGTACTGACCCGAGCGAACACCCATGACCAGCAATCCCCTTCCGAGATACTGGCCTCGGCGGTTCCCGTGCTCTGGACCTCCGGGCAGGGCGGCAAGACCGGACAATGGCTCGGCACCGGCGAGACCGATGGGCTGATCGTGGTGGCAGCCAGCCCCGGGCAGGCAGCCCGGCTCGCAGGTGCCTCGACCCAGGGAAAGCTGTTCTTTGTCCTCGTCGGGCCTCAGACTGCGGAGGCGGCGGGCCGGTCCGGCGGCTAG
- a CDS encoding FmdB family zinc ribbon protein, which translates to MPTYAYACKDCGHAFDIVQAFTDSTLTSCPECQGTLRKKFNSVGVVFKGSGFYRTDSRDAKGSTVTPAPATAAAAAPAPASPAPAAAAAAS; encoded by the coding sequence GTGCCAACGTATGCATATGCCTGCAAGGATTGCGGCCATGCCTTTGACATCGTCCAGGCGTTTACGGACAGTACTCTGACGTCCTGCCCGGAATGCCAGGGGACCCTGCGCAAAAAGTTCAACAGCGTGGGCGTTGTTTTCAAGGGCTCCGGCTTCTACCGGACCGACTCCCGCGATGCCAAGGGAAGCACTGTCACTCCGGCGCCGGCAACGGCTGCTGCTGCCGCGCCCGCACCCGCCTCCCCTGCGCCTGCCGCGGCGGCCGCAGCAAGCTAA
- a CDS encoding 5-formyltetrahydrofolate cyclo-ligase — MSGDSTAAKDGIRSLHREKRAAMDARQREEAGAAFAVHGVEWAEKIAGGTPATFCLYLGVGFEPPTAPLMAALQARGHRILLPVCEPGRRLSWVRWTPESEFVRSRYAPILEPAGTRHGLEIIAEVTALFIPATALDRSGNRIGQGGGYYDVFLGSLAASRPDMPFAAIIYDHELLPAGSLPAEDFDRKVPAALTPSGLIALGRASGQTTTAGPG, encoded by the coding sequence ATGTCCGGGGACAGCACAGCGGCAAAGGACGGCATCCGATCACTCCACCGCGAAAAGCGCGCGGCCATGGATGCCCGTCAGCGCGAGGAGGCCGGTGCGGCGTTTGCCGTCCATGGCGTGGAATGGGCCGAAAAAATCGCCGGCGGAACTCCGGCCACGTTCTGCCTGTACCTGGGCGTAGGCTTCGAGCCGCCCACCGCTCCCCTCATGGCCGCCCTGCAGGCCCGCGGCCACCGCATCCTGCTCCCGGTCTGCGAACCTGGCCGGCGCCTGAGCTGGGTCCGCTGGACTCCCGAATCGGAATTCGTGCGGAGCCGTTACGCGCCCATCCTGGAACCCGCAGGCACGCGCCATGGATTGGAAATCATCGCTGAGGTGACGGCCCTCTTCATTCCCGCGACCGCTTTGGACCGCAGCGGAAATCGCATCGGCCAGGGCGGCGGATACTATGACGTCTTCCTCGGTTCACTGGCCGCCAGCAGGCCTGATATGCCGTTCGCGGCGATCATCTACGACCATGAACTGCTGCCCGCCGGAAGCCTTCCCGCGGAGGACTTCGACCGGAAGGTGCCGGCGGCCCTGACGCCGTCGGGGCTTATTGCCCTGGGGAGGGCCTCCGGACAGACAACGACGGCGGGGCCGGGATGA
- the galU gene encoding UTP--glucose-1-phosphate uridylyltransferase GalU has translation MSTANQTVRKAVIPAAGLGTRFLPATKAMPKEMLPVVDKPAIQYVVEEAVKVGLNDVLMITGRNKRALEDHFDRVPALEATLAAKGDTAKLESIQAASNLGDIHYVRQGDPNGLGHAVLRAKQHVGNEPFAVLLGDDLIDPRDELLSTMIEVQAKTGGSVVALIEVEPNQISAYGCADIQEIDGEGFVRINKLVEKPEVDEAPSNLAVIGRYVLHPAVFEVLERTGPGRGGEIQLTDALQELAAGDSEGYGVYGVIFRGRRYDTGDKLSYLKACVQLAIDSDDLGPGLRAWLPGFAAGLSN, from the coding sequence GTGAGCACCGCTAACCAGACAGTACGCAAGGCCGTCATTCCCGCTGCGGGGCTCGGCACCAGATTCCTGCCTGCCACGAAGGCCATGCCCAAGGAAATGCTGCCCGTGGTGGACAAGCCGGCGATCCAATATGTCGTCGAAGAAGCAGTCAAGGTGGGCCTCAACGACGTACTGATGATCACGGGGCGCAACAAGCGGGCGCTGGAAGACCATTTTGACCGGGTTCCGGCCCTGGAAGCCACGCTGGCCGCCAAGGGAGACACGGCCAAACTCGAGTCCATCCAGGCTGCCAGCAACCTCGGCGATATCCACTACGTCCGGCAGGGCGACCCAAACGGCCTTGGCCATGCGGTACTGCGGGCCAAGCAGCACGTGGGTAATGAACCGTTTGCTGTCCTCCTCGGTGACGACCTGATCGACCCCCGTGACGAACTGCTCAGCACCATGATCGAGGTCCAGGCGAAAACGGGCGGATCCGTGGTGGCACTCATCGAGGTGGAACCGAACCAAATCAGCGCCTACGGTTGCGCAGATATCCAGGAAATCGACGGCGAGGGCTTCGTCCGGATTAACAAGCTTGTGGAGAAGCCGGAAGTGGACGAGGCACCTTCGAATCTCGCCGTGATCGGCCGCTATGTGCTGCACCCGGCGGTCTTTGAGGTCCTGGAACGCACCGGCCCCGGCCGCGGCGGCGAAATCCAGCTGACGGATGCACTGCAGGAACTGGCAGCCGGAGATAGCGAAGGCTACGGCGTCTACGGCGTAATCTTCCGCGGGCGGCGCTACGACACCGGCGACAAGCTTAGCTACCTCAAGGCCTGCGTCCAGCTGGCCATCGACAGCGATGACCTGGGGCCGGGTCTGCGTGCGTGGCTGCCGGGCTTCGCCGCCGGCCTGTCAAACTAA
- a CDS encoding GNAT family N-acetyltransferase, translated as MRAGPIWPVTLECGDLILRPIRYRDKKEWTQVRARNSQWLAPWEASNPIPGGGLPDYRNMVRSLNIQAAQGTALPFLITERTPGYRSPVIVGQLTVSSIVWGSALMATLGYWVDQARAGHGIAPTAVAMATDHCFQTLGLHRMEINIRPENGPSLRVVEKLGFRDEGYRPRFLHINGEWADHRTFALTSEEVPDGLLPRWLASRGYEAD; from the coding sequence GTGCGCGCCGGTCCCATTTGGCCAGTAACCCTGGAATGCGGTGACCTCATCCTGCGTCCCATCCGGTACCGGGACAAGAAGGAATGGACCCAGGTCAGGGCTCGCAACAGCCAATGGCTTGCACCTTGGGAGGCGTCCAACCCGATCCCCGGCGGAGGTCTTCCTGACTACCGGAACATGGTCCGCTCGCTCAACATCCAGGCTGCCCAGGGAACAGCGCTACCGTTCCTGATTACAGAACGCACCCCCGGTTATCGGTCCCCGGTGATCGTCGGGCAACTCACCGTCTCCTCAATCGTGTGGGGATCGGCGCTCATGGCAACGCTGGGCTACTGGGTGGACCAGGCCAGGGCCGGCCACGGTATCGCTCCCACCGCCGTCGCCATGGCCACTGACCATTGCTTCCAGACCCTTGGCCTGCACCGGATGGAAATCAACATCCGCCCCGAGAACGGTCCCAGCCTGCGGGTTGTCGAAAAACTGGGCTTCCGGGACGAGGGGTACAGGCCCCGGTTCCTGCACATCAACGGGGAATGGGCAGACCACCGTACATTTGCCCTGACATCCGAAGAAGTTCCGGACGGGCTGCTGCCGCGGTGGCTGGCGTCGCGTGGGTATGAGGCCGACTGA
- a CDS encoding molybdopterin-dependent oxidoreductase: MGPSSEDRALPAGGAGAEGPRASLRSELDGRRYTVVDEDWAGGIPAQYGVAPRIRIGQTKWFNLLWLIPIGLLLLMVGVAVAKGMRGLPAVQDFMHTYPGVSELPRDAPVGFPEWLGWQHFLNLFFMIFVIRSGLTILTDHPRLYWSRHSTPGKDWFRIQKPVPSDPLYTAKEDSITLPDGVGLPGRRHSIGLARWWHLGIDTLWLANGIVFFVLLFTTGQWMRLVPLHWDVLPNAVSVAIQYLSLDWPAESGWSNYNSLQLLAYFITVFIAAPLALMTGLGMSPALSTRFRRISSLFSIQFARSVHFLVLCWFVLFVVVHVALVITTGALRNLNHMYAAQDAESWTGFCVFFASMVIVIVAWIAATPLTYRHPRVVQKVGFALVGPAQRLFEHIDSNPGQYTDKDISPYFWHNGKYPDTAGYKQLQAGNFDHYKVVINGLVENPVELSLDQLRALPHHEQITQHFCIQGWSGVAKWGGVSMQTILDTVRPASDAKWVIFYSFALGPEGGLYYDAQPIEQMSYHLTMLAYDMNDAPVSFGHGAPLRLRNETELGFKMVKWIQGIEFVADFADVGGGLGGYNNDHEFFGYRQSI; encoded by the coding sequence ATGGGCCCTTCGTCAGAAGATCGAGCGCTTCCCGCCGGCGGCGCCGGCGCGGAAGGACCACGGGCGAGCCTCCGGTCGGAACTCGACGGGCGCCGGTACACCGTGGTCGATGAGGACTGGGCCGGGGGCATCCCTGCACAGTACGGGGTCGCACCGCGGATCCGGATCGGTCAGACCAAGTGGTTCAATCTGCTGTGGCTGATCCCGATCGGACTTCTCCTGCTTATGGTTGGTGTAGCCGTCGCAAAGGGCATGCGGGGACTGCCGGCTGTGCAGGACTTCATGCACACCTACCCGGGCGTGTCCGAACTGCCCCGCGATGCACCCGTCGGATTCCCCGAGTGGCTCGGTTGGCAGCACTTCCTGAACCTGTTCTTCATGATTTTCGTGATCCGCTCCGGCCTCACGATCCTCACCGACCACCCACGGCTTTACTGGAGCAGGCACTCCACCCCGGGGAAGGACTGGTTCCGGATTCAGAAACCCGTTCCTTCCGATCCGCTCTACACGGCCAAGGAGGACTCGATCACCCTGCCGGACGGGGTCGGACTGCCGGGCAGACGGCACTCCATTGGGCTTGCCCGATGGTGGCACCTTGGGATCGATACCCTGTGGCTCGCCAATGGCATCGTGTTCTTCGTCCTGCTGTTCACTACCGGGCAGTGGATGCGCCTTGTTCCGCTGCATTGGGACGTCCTCCCGAACGCTGTTTCCGTCGCTATCCAGTACTTATCCTTGGATTGGCCAGCGGAGAGCGGCTGGAGCAACTACAACAGCCTGCAACTGCTCGCCTACTTCATCACCGTATTCATCGCCGCCCCGCTGGCCCTGATGACAGGCCTAGGAATGTCTCCGGCGCTGTCGACGCGCTTCCGGCGGATCAGCTCCTTGTTCAGCATCCAGTTTGCCCGCTCTGTGCACTTCCTGGTCCTTTGCTGGTTCGTGCTCTTCGTCGTCGTCCACGTCGCCCTCGTCATAACCACCGGGGCCCTCCGGAACCTCAATCACATGTACGCCGCGCAAGACGCCGAATCGTGGACCGGATTCTGTGTCTTCTTCGCCTCGATGGTCATCGTCATAGTTGCCTGGATTGCAGCGACGCCGTTGACCTACCGGCACCCGCGCGTCGTGCAGAAGGTCGGATTTGCCTTGGTCGGGCCCGCACAGCGGCTGTTCGAGCACATCGATTCCAACCCCGGTCAATACACCGACAAGGACATCTCCCCGTATTTCTGGCACAACGGGAAATATCCCGACACCGCCGGGTACAAACAGCTCCAAGCGGGCAATTTCGACCACTACAAGGTGGTCATCAACGGCCTCGTCGAAAACCCCGTGGAGCTGAGCCTCGACCAGCTGCGGGCCCTGCCACATCACGAGCAGATCACGCAGCATTTTTGCATCCAGGGCTGGTCCGGAGTCGCAAAATGGGGCGGGGTCAGCATGCAGACGATCCTCGACACTGTCCGGCCCGCTTCGGACGCGAAATGGGTGATCTTCTACTCCTTCGCTCTCGGGCCCGAGGGCGGTCTCTATTACGACGCGCAACCCATCGAGCAGATGAGTTATCACCTGACGATGCTCGCCTACGACATGAATGATGCGCCCGTGTCCTTCGGGCACGGGGCCCCGCTGCGCCTCCGGAACGAAACCGAGTTGGGTTTCAAGATGGTCAAGTGGATACAAGGAATCGAATTCGTGGCGGATTTCGCCGACGTCGGCGGTGGCCTTGGCGGGTATAACAACGACCACGAGTTCTTCGGGTACCGGCAATCGATCTGA
- a CDS encoding ABC-F family ATP-binding cassette domain-containing protein: MSLIRLNDVSVGFDKTPVLREAFLRLEQGDRVGLIGKNGSGKSTILKLVLGQVAPDTGSVVLDQGIKTAYFSQFSELNGESSIAQVLDGLFAHVKAIESELAAIDATIAADSGDAAQLDQLIHRQSGLFEDMDRLDGWDYGRTIDKVLTTLGFSEAHRACPIDELSGGWRNRAALAKILVEAPDVLLLDEPTNFLDVAGVEWLEGWFRTFKGAAIIVSHDRKFLDSVVTRIVEVENFHLHEYPGNFAEYVVAKQFRLKSLASQFVHESELLAFEAEGISDRREAAKAASKGLAGQLAKIKKSRAPRPVDTIITEIYGGLYVKDVLCRVDSLSKAYSGRTLFSGLSFEIGRGHRIAVLGANGSGKTTLLRVLTGEDPADSGSVTWSKGAGIVSYNQVLEELDDDDTVTHAVNAMPDSLALTATKKSVNRFLAMFQFSEADLKQRIGSLSGGQRARVAMAQCLLSGASVLLLDEPTNHLDLSSTQVMERALLHFPGAVVVVSHDRFFTDKIANRRLVFRGEASGQGNVEMQAA, from the coding sequence ATGAGTTTGATCCGGCTGAACGACGTCAGCGTCGGCTTCGACAAAACACCCGTCCTGCGTGAAGCCTTCCTCCGGCTGGAACAAGGAGACCGGGTAGGCCTCATCGGCAAGAACGGTTCCGGCAAATCAACTATCCTCAAGCTTGTTCTCGGACAGGTGGCGCCCGACACCGGCAGCGTCGTCCTTGATCAGGGGATCAAAACGGCCTATTTTTCCCAGTTCTCGGAATTGAACGGGGAGTCCAGCATTGCCCAGGTCCTCGACGGCCTGTTCGCCCATGTCAAGGCCATCGAGTCTGAACTGGCCGCGATCGACGCAACCATAGCCGCCGATTCTGGCGACGCCGCGCAGCTCGACCAGCTGATCCACCGCCAATCCGGGCTTTTTGAGGACATGGACCGGCTGGATGGCTGGGACTACGGCCGCACCATCGATAAGGTGCTAACCACCCTGGGCTTCAGCGAGGCCCACCGTGCCTGCCCCATAGATGAGTTGTCCGGCGGCTGGCGGAACCGCGCCGCACTGGCTAAAATCCTGGTCGAAGCCCCTGATGTGCTGTTGCTTGACGAGCCCACCAATTTCTTGGACGTAGCGGGCGTGGAATGGCTCGAGGGCTGGTTCCGGACCTTCAAGGGCGCCGCCATCATCGTCTCGCATGACCGGAAGTTCCTGGACTCCGTGGTCACTCGGATTGTTGAAGTGGAGAACTTCCACCTGCACGAATATCCGGGTAACTTCGCTGAGTACGTCGTGGCAAAGCAGTTCAGGCTCAAGAGCCTGGCGAGCCAGTTTGTCCATGAGTCCGAGCTGCTGGCGTTCGAAGCCGAGGGAATCTCCGACCGCCGCGAGGCCGCCAAGGCCGCCAGCAAGGGCCTGGCGGGCCAGCTGGCCAAGATCAAGAAGTCACGCGCGCCCCGGCCGGTGGACACGATCATCACCGAAATCTACGGCGGCTTGTACGTTAAGGACGTGCTGTGCCGGGTGGACTCGCTCAGTAAGGCATATAGCGGGAGGACGCTGTTCAGCGGCCTGAGCTTCGAGATCGGGCGCGGCCACCGGATCGCGGTCCTGGGAGCCAATGGCAGCGGTAAGACCACCCTGCTCCGGGTCCTTACGGGGGAGGATCCTGCAGATTCAGGATCCGTCACCTGGTCCAAGGGGGCAGGCATCGTCTCCTACAACCAGGTTCTTGAAGAACTTGACGACGACGACACCGTCACCCACGCGGTCAACGCCATGCCGGACAGCCTGGCGCTGACCGCCACGAAGAAATCAGTGAACAGGTTCCTCGCCATGTTCCAGTTCTCCGAGGCAGACCTCAAGCAGAGAATCGGCAGCCTGTCGGGCGGCCAGCGTGCGCGCGTCGCCATGGCGCAGTGCCTGCTCTCCGGAGCCTCGGTTCTTCTCCTTGACGAGCCCACCAACCACCTCGACCTGTCCAGCACCCAGGTCATGGAGCGTGCCCTGCTGCATTTTCCGGGAGCCGTGGTGGTGGTCAGCCACGACCGTTTCTTCACGGACAAGATCGCGAACCGCCGGTTGGTGTTCCGGGGGGAAGCTTCGGGGCAGGGTAACGTCGAGATGCAGGCCGCTTGA